The Pecten maximus chromosome 14, xPecMax1.1, whole genome shotgun sequence genome includes a region encoding these proteins:
- the LOC117342539 gene encoding uncharacterized protein LOC117342539 produces MKITMMNTNESERMSLLLSTYLERTLTGTEQIVKNRQRAVVLNERLASSYTTDVIQTGSNSEGCLQKGSDVDTMLVLKCAAVLYPDQRIPQHLIHKTIMNIRKADCRPGYVQLEIRQLKFPLQPFLDNSLVRIGNTSLISSDIFREEWVSRTSIHTGEQFESSGPSSSYKGCSGIGDSDIVYCFPCNSWPREASEWITRTRLYGWPQQTLIDKIVNSGCHLVPVGDKCSTDTFVQWRISLAVAERSLIHSFSHIQLKVYTLLKYFLKQIKETLKETIGDDDILCSYFLKTILFHAIENSSQMFWQDKNLFYCFWFCFNILLEWVRAGFSPNYFFPANNMFKRKIHGQHQQILLDILYNYSQMKWMCLSVGNFYTKSIWEGLCDTSMQAHLVIPKTAEENIMDQDREIFSILSMRYRPRHEKTSNAFYLLSSSKSEFEDVYTYHSAMSSLRCLSSELISKGLCKNSAAPGNKTTYRRLRKCKYWMIPGALMGTDVLHLATFHFLTGNFTKCLLMSRRIMKLATFFREDVKQDQDFWTLHWQPHGCTFERLQKIYTNFITFRPEDMYLPHLCLELPNEVPPIHIPPLPYVLFLNFLCCHELGDTKGRNEALHHLIQIQLHDEQGGHKYWIVHTLLGICYQTLGDYQKAIWSYWKSSQSRAPFDGFNPAKYRIAIVYLCMYVSQRSDRG; encoded by the coding sequence ATGAAAATAACCATGATGAATACCAATGAAAGTGAGCGTATGTCTTTGCTCTTGTCCACATATCTGGAGAGAACGTTAACTGGTACGGAGCAGATAGTTAAGAACAGGCAAAGGGCAGTCGTCTTAAATGAACGCTTGGCATCTTCTTATACCACGGATGTCATTCAAACTGGAAGTAACTCAGAAGGATGCTTACAAAAAGGTTCTGATGTGGACACCATGTTGGTACTCAAGTGCGCAGCAGTATTGTACCCTGATCAGCGTATTCCTCAACATTTGATACACAAAACCATTATGAACATTCGAAAAGCAGACTGTCGTCCTGGGTATGTCCAGTTAGAGATACGTCAACTAAAATTCCCGCTTCAACCTTTCCTTGATAATTCACTAGTTAGAATTGGAAATACATCATTAATTTCCAGTGATATCTTCAGAGAGGAATGGGTCTCACGCACATCTATACACACAGGCGAGCAATTTGAATCCAGTGGACCAAGCAGTTCTTATAAAGGGTGTAGTGGAATCGGTGATAGTGACATAGTTTATTGCTTTCCGTGTAACAGTTGGCCAAGGGAGGCTAGCGAATGGATCACACGTACACGTCTGTATGGATGGCCACAACAAACCTTGATAGACAAGATTGTGAACAGTGGATGTCATCTTGTCCCAGTTGGAGATAAATGTTCCacagatacatttgtacagtGGAGAATCTCATTGGCAGTAGCAGAAAGATCTTTAATTCACTCATTTAGTCACATCCAGCTCAAAGTGTACACACTgctgaaatatttcttaaaacaaataaagGAGACATTAAAAGAAACCATTGGAGATGACGATATATTGTGCTCCTACTTCCTAAAAACAATCCTGTTTCATGCAATAGAGAATTCCAGCCAAATGTTCTGGCAAGACAAGAaccttttttattgtttttggttttgCTTCAATATTCTGCTTGAGTGGGTCAGGGCAGGGTTCTCTCCCAATTACTTCTTCCCAGCCAACAACATGTTTAAGAGGAAAATACATGGACAGCATCAACAAATACTGCTGGACATTTTATATAACTACTCTCAGATGAAATGGATGTGCCTTTCAGTAGGCAACTTCTATACAAAATCAATTTGGGAGGGGCTATGTGACACATCCATGCAAGCTCATCTTGTAATCCCAAAGACTGCAGAAGAGAATATTATGGACCAGGACAGGGAAATATTCTCTATTTTATCAATGAGATATCGTCCCAGACATGAGAAAACCAGCAATGCATTTTACTTATTATCTTCATCAAAGTCAGAATTTGAGGACGTTTACACATACCACTCTGCCATGAGCAGCCTCAGATGTCTTTCATCAGAACTGATCTCTAAAGGACTGTGTAAAAATAGCGCTGCACCGGGCAACAAAACTACATACCGGAGACTGAGAAAATGTAAGTACTGGATGATCCCTGGTGCTTTAATGGGCACAGACGTGTTGCATTTGGCAACATTTCATTTTCTGACTGGAAATTTTACTAAATGCCTTTTAATGAGTAGACGGATAATGAAACTAGCAACATTCTTCAGAGAAGACGTAAAACAGGATCAAGATTTTTGGACATTGCATTGGCAACCTCATGGCTGTACATTTGAGAGGCTCCagaaaatatacacaaatttcATCACATTTCGTCCGGAAGACATGTATCTTCCTCATCTCTGTCTAGAGCTGCCGAACGAAGTCCCACCCATACACATCCCACCTCTACCATATGTCCTGTTTCTGAACTTCTTGTGTTGCCATGAGCTTGGAGACACAAAAGGACGCAATGAAGCGTTGCATCACCTGATACAGATACAGTTACACGATGAACAAGGAGGACACAAGTACTGGATCGTTCACACCCTACTGGGGATTTGTTATCAAACACTTGGGGACTATCAAAAGGCAATCTGGTCTTACTGGAAGTCATCACAATCACGGGCTCCATTTGATGGTTTTAATCCTGCCAAGTACAGGATAGCCATAGTGTATCTCTgcatgtatgtctcacagaggtctgacagaggatag